In Candidatus Woesearchaeota archaeon, the following proteins share a genomic window:
- a CDS encoding zinc ribbon domain-containing protein: MNVATSIIITLLSTAVIFVLLYILLMPSSLQVPKREERICPRCKHQNYKMVGASNSGVGLILGIGNPHYLCNNCGFRGVFPIIDEDQRIIKQKPPKEL, translated from the coding sequence ATGAACGTCGCCACATCAATTATTATAACGCTCTTGAGCACAGCAGTGATTTTTGTACTTCTCTATATCCTCTTAATGCCTTCATCGCTGCAAGTTCCCAAACGAGAAGAACGAATATGTCCTCGATGCAAACACCAAAACTACAAAATGGTTGGCGCAAGTAATAGTGGTGTTGGACTTATTCTTGGCATTGGCAATCCACATTATTTATGTAATAACTGCGGCTTTCGAGGGGTCTTTCCCATTATTGATGAAGATCAACGCATAATTAAACAAAAACCACCTAAAGAATTATAA
- a CDS encoding NFACT RNA binding domain-containing protein, producing MKIALSITKSVEENAAVYFEEAKRAKKKIRGVEKTLAEFAEKKDGVEDDLASSEFVSSIKRVEDKQKFWFEKFRWSISSEGFLLIGGRDATTNEILIKKHTEKDDVVLHTDMAGSPFAIIKKNKKDVEQFFGIGLDDKEYPQEPTNQSITEAGSFVLDYARAWKLGMGTAAVFHVKPEQVTKDANSGEFLAKGSFMIRGKTNYIDASISFAMGLLTTTDVDERVVVLAGPTAAVRHHCKQVIEIEQGKEKASVIAKQIRNFFVQHEQAHVSLDAIIRVLPSGGCQVKKIRKRKNEL from the coding sequence ATGAAAATTGCTCTGTCTATTACAAAGTCTGTTGAGGAAAATGCGGCAGTCTATTTTGAAGAGGCAAAAAGAGCTAAAAAGAAAATTCGTGGCGTTGAAAAGACGTTGGCTGAGTTTGCAGAAAAAAAGGATGGGGTGGAAGATGATTTAGCAAGTAGTGAGTTTGTATCATCTATTAAACGTGTTGAAGATAAACAAAAATTTTGGTTTGAAAAATTTCGTTGGTCTATTTCTAGTGAAGGTTTTTTGCTTATTGGTGGTCGTGATGCAACAACAAATGAAATACTCATTAAAAAACATACAGAAAAAGATGATGTTGTTTTGCATACGGATATGGCTGGTTCTCCTTTTGCAATTATTAAGAAAAATAAAAAAGACGTGGAGCAGTTTTTTGGTATTGGCCTTGACGATAAGGAGTATCCCCAAGAGCCAACGAATCAATCCATAACCGAAGCGGGAAGTTTTGTTCTTGATTATGCTCGCGCTTGGAAATTAGGTATGGGAACTGCGGCAGTATTTCACGTCAAGCCTGAACAAGTAACTAAAGATGCGAATTCTGGAGAATTTCTTGCTAAAGGTTCTTTTATGATTCGTGGGAAAACAAATTATATTGATGCCTCTATTAGTTTTGCGATGGGTTTACTAACAACAACTGATGTTGATGAGCGAGTAGTTGTGCTTGCAGGCCCAACTGCAGCTGTTCGTCATCATTGCAAACAGGTTATTGAAATTGAACAAGGAAAAGAAAAAGCTAGTGTAATTGCAAAACAAATAAGAAATTTCTTTGTGCAGCATGAGCAAGCACATGTTTCTCTTGATGCAATTATTAGAGTTCTTCCTTCAGGTGGTTGTCAAGTAAAAAAAATACGTAAGAGAAAAAACGAGTTATAA
- a CDS encoding glycosyltransferase family 2 protein, with the protein MLSFGDILIYVATFFGLFTSIYFFITLIERRSNLHQGETKKYQPVTICIPCYNEELTLEKTLESLVALDYDKKQLEIIIVDDGSKDKTYKIAKQFAKQHPASDIKVFRKENGGKYTALNFALTKARGRFFGALDADSFVDPKALRRIMKFFEDKKVAIVTPSMKIYKPKGILRRIQAIEYLMGIFLRKVFAELGSIHVTPGPFSIYRMEVFEKYGPYKKAYHTEDIEISLRAQTHHLVIENSVDAFVYTVGPKTFKTLYKQRLRWYHGFIRNVLDYKQVFTKQHGNLGLFILPASFISVFLLITIITYVLITRLSNIRETLQSWTAINFDFSTWEWFNFDTFFLNTSGPAMVGIIALLFTISIIVIAKIISKEKKPIFYSYIFFALFYAPLYAFWWLVSIWYVLFTKDKVQWGHKSENKNEATS; encoded by the coding sequence ATGTTAAGTTTTGGAGATATCCTTATTTACGTAGCAACATTTTTTGGGCTATTCACCTCTATTTATTTTTTTATCACACTCATAGAACGTCGATCAAATTTGCATCAAGGAGAAACAAAAAAATACCAACCAGTAACTATTTGCATACCTTGTTATAATGAAGAACTTACTCTAGAAAAAACACTTGAATCACTTGTTGCACTAGACTACGATAAAAAACAACTTGAAATAATTATTGTAGATGATGGTAGTAAAGATAAAACATACAAAATAGCAAAACAATTTGCCAAACAACACCCCGCAAGTGATATCAAAGTCTTTCGAAAAGAAAACGGCGGAAAATATACTGCACTTAACTTTGCCCTTACAAAAGCACGAGGAAGATTCTTTGGAGCACTTGATGCAGATAGTTTTGTTGATCCTAAAGCCCTTCGGCGAATTATGAAATTCTTTGAAGACAAAAAAGTTGCTATTGTTACACCATCAATGAAAATCTATAAACCAAAAGGAATACTCAGACGCATACAAGCAATTGAATACCTTATGGGAATTTTCTTGCGCAAGGTGTTTGCAGAACTTGGCAGCATACACGTTACACCAGGACCATTTAGTATTTACCGAATGGAAGTCTTTGAAAAATATGGTCCATACAAAAAAGCATATCATACTGAAGACATAGAAATATCTCTGCGCGCACAAACACACCATCTAGTCATTGAAAACAGCGTTGATGCATTCGTCTACACCGTTGGACCAAAAACATTTAAAACACTCTACAAACAACGACTTCGTTGGTATCATGGATTTATCAGAAATGTTCTTGATTACAAACAAGTATTCACCAAACAACACGGCAACCTTGGACTTTTTATTCTACCCGCAAGTTTTATCTCAGTTTTCTTACTCATCACCATTATTACCTATGTCCTTATCACAAGACTAAGCAATATACGAGAAACATTGCAAAGTTGGACTGCGATTAACTTTGATTTTAGCACATGGGAATGGTTTAATTTTGATACCTTCTTTTTGAACACGTCAGGACCTGCAATGGTTGGTATCATCGCGTTATTATTTACTATAAGTATCATTGTTATTGCAAAAATAATTAGTAAAGAGAAAAAGCCAATATTCTACTCATATATTTTTTTTGCATTATTTTACGCGCCTTTGTACGCCTTTTGGTGGCTCGTATCTATTTGGTATGTTCTTTTTACCAAAGATAAAGTACAATGGGGACATAAATCAGAAAATAAAAATGAGGCAACATCATGA
- a CDS encoding conjugal transfer protein TraF → MKRKKISIQKTTIVLLLTIVIFSSGVLIGNHNTNKKFLNIVELGDELRLETLGIEVEYDILAENICENEEALFLTTELFDLAEKLDFMENELGSNSDQVIQLKKQYFILEARHWMLAKNRLENCLENDKGINNTVVLYFYSNQGDCPRCQQQGAVLTYLHKKYPGMKVYSFDINIDSPVVNVLKQLYDITTTPGLVINDETHEGYMDADTFITFVTNQQKTQVSQNIMEQIV, encoded by the coding sequence ATGAAACGAAAAAAAATATCCATACAAAAAACAACAATTGTATTATTATTAACCATTGTTATTTTTTCATCGGGCGTTCTTATTGGAAATCATAACACTAATAAAAAATTTCTTAATATCGTTGAACTCGGCGATGAACTTAGATTAGAAACACTCGGCATTGAAGTTGAATATGATATATTAGCAGAAAACATCTGTGAAAATGAAGAAGCACTCTTTCTTACAACAGAACTTTTTGATCTTGCTGAAAAATTAGACTTTATGGAAAACGAATTAGGAAGCAATAGCGATCAAGTTATTCAACTTAAAAAACAATATTTTATTCTTGAAGCAAGACATTGGATGCTCGCAAAAAATCGCTTAGAAAATTGTTTGGAAAATGATAAAGGCATTAACAACACAGTGGTTCTTTATTTTTACTCTAACCAAGGAGATTGTCCACGATGTCAACAACAAGGAGCGGTGCTTACCTACCTACATAAAAAATATCCTGGTATGAAAGTGTATTCTTTTGATATTAATATCGATAGCCCTGTAGTAAATGTCCTTAAACAACTTTATGACATCACAACAACACCTGGTCTAGTTATTAATGATGAAACACATGAAGGATATATGGATGCAGATACATTTATTACCTTTGTAACCAACCAACAAAAAACGCAAGTCAGTCAAAATATAATGGAGCAAATTGTCTAA
- a CDS encoding glycosyltransferase family 2 protein, whose product MLSIILPTYNERESVLTTIAAIRKYIPQEQPYEIIVSDDNSPDKTWKLIKETFAKDKQVWCLRRMKNKGLSPAVIDAFKHAKGDIFLVTDADGQHDETIIPHMLAAIKKADAVSGTRFKKGGSVKGWSAKRILMSKTAAALSQPFLKQKISDPMSGFFMIRRKAFEHVKEKINPKGYKIYLEILFANKNLQVKEIPYKFKTRKKGASKLGSKVIVEYLIMLAKQFFKGKFFKFCVVGGSGVIVNMSLLYTLTEFGGLYYLLSAAIAIEISIITNFLLNNFWTWKKQNTKHSFWQKMLRFNLVSLIALIVNMGLLFAFTELIGLWYIISNLMGILAATIINYALNDKWTFQEK is encoded by the coding sequence ATGTTATCAATCATCCTACCCACCTACAACGAACGAGAAAGTGTTCTTACTACTATTGCGGCTATTCGTAAATATATTCCACAAGAACAACCATACGAAATTATTGTGAGTGACGATAACTCTCCAGATAAAACATGGAAACTCATTAAAGAAACATTTGCAAAAGATAAACAAGTATGGTGTCTTCGGCGAATGAAAAATAAAGGATTAAGTCCTGCAGTTATTGATGCCTTTAAACATGCAAAAGGAGATATCTTCTTAGTTACCGATGCAGATGGACAACATGACGAAACCATCATTCCTCATATGCTTGCTGCAATTAAGAAAGCTGATGCAGTCAGCGGGACACGATTTAAAAAAGGAGGCTCTGTAAAAGGGTGGTCTGCTAAGCGAATTCTTATGAGTAAAACAGCAGCAGCACTATCACAACCATTCTTAAAACAAAAAATAAGTGACCCTATGAGCGGTTTTTTCATGATACGACGCAAAGCCTTTGAACACGTAAAAGAAAAGATCAATCCAAAAGGATATAAAATTTATTTAGAAATATTATTTGCCAATAAGAACTTACAAGTTAAAGAAATCCCCTATAAATTTAAAACAAGAAAAAAAGGAGCGAGTAAACTTGGCAGTAAAGTCATTGTTGAATATTTAATCATGCTTGCTAAACAATTCTTTAAAGGAAAATTTTTCAAATTTTGTGTCGTTGGTGGCAGCGGCGTCATTGTTAATATGAGTCTACTTTATACATTAACCGAATTCGGAGGACTTTATTATTTACTCTCAGCAGCAATTGCAATAGAAATATCTATTATCACAAACTTTTTACTAAATAATTTCTGGACATGGAAAAAGCAGAATACAAAACATTCATTCTGGCAAAAAATGCTGCGATTTAATCTCGTTTCACTTATTGCGCTAATAGTAAATATGGGCTTGCTCTTTGCTTTCACAGAACTTATTGGTCTTTGGTATATTATTTCAAACTTGATGGGAATTCTCGCCGCAACAATTATTAATTACGCACTCAATGACAAATGGACATTTCAAGAAAAATGA
- a CDS encoding glycosyltransferase family 39 protein — translation MDISRKMKKHEMKSKTNWFFQHKYLIILLVVIAGIYLLQLALSHHLIWDEYVYLSNARSHLGDAHFTEDFRFPLLEYFISGVWAITGESVLLAQLLMIVFSLFSVFGVYLLSQEFTTNKLWHYIATGFFGLSNVMLFWSFRVYTDIPAMCAMIFSVYFFMKGIQAQKKRSNKLLFVAGVFAALSFLFRFPIILFILPLGVIFLIKKKYPQWIAFGLGGLMPLLPWLGYNLITYGNPVWDLFAQGGAVSSYTTWQPASLLLLEIIRTFGLTLVLLIPFVIKWYKEKKDYNLWLLISLFTAQLAFYLFIVRLKLQRYELMFLPFLLLIIILGAEYLTMHSAIKHKKKIVISIILAVIFLQIIGGGIASIQQAKEKAYCEKNGALQQSIQYATEYIPSADVISSNDWPAYGFYGNHYVTSTWTANITQLIAESGSNWIAYVANSGLEINQEKLNKHPRLEKEISFVDKCNKEITFYKVI, via the coding sequence ATGGACATTTCAAGAAAAATGAAAAAACATGAAATGAAATCAAAAACCAATTGGTTTTTTCAACATAAATATCTTATTATACTCCTTGTAGTTATTGCAGGAATATACTTACTGCAACTCGCCCTTTCCCATCATCTTATCTGGGATGAATATGTCTACCTTTCTAATGCGCGATCACATTTAGGAGATGCACATTTCACCGAAGACTTCAGGTTTCCTTTGTTAGAATATTTTATTAGTGGTGTGTGGGCAATCACTGGAGAATCTGTTTTGCTTGCACAACTGCTCATGATAGTTTTTTCACTCTTTAGCGTGTTTGGTGTGTATCTGCTTTCCCAAGAATTTACAACAAATAAACTTTGGCACTACATTGCAACTGGATTTTTTGGACTGAGTAATGTTATGCTCTTTTGGAGTTTTCGAGTCTACACAGATATCCCTGCAATGTGCGCAATGATTTTCTCAGTTTATTTTTTTATGAAAGGAATACAAGCTCAGAAAAAGAGAAGCAATAAGCTTCTTTTTGTTGCAGGAGTCTTTGCAGCGTTGTCTTTCTTATTTCGCTTTCCCATCATTCTATTTATTTTACCACTAGGCGTTATTTTCCTCATCAAAAAAAAATATCCCCAATGGATAGCGTTTGGGCTGGGAGGTCTAATGCCATTACTTCCATGGCTAGGTTATAATTTAATAACATATGGTAATCCTGTCTGGGATTTGTTTGCACAAGGAGGCGCGGTTTCAAGCTACACTACTTGGCAACCAGCGAGTTTACTTCTTTTAGAAATTATCAGAACATTTGGTCTTACATTAGTATTACTCATCCCTTTTGTTATCAAATGGTATAAAGAAAAAAAAGACTACAACCTGTGGCTGCTGATATCCCTTTTCACGGCACAACTAGCATTCTATCTTTTCATTGTTCGATTAAAACTACAACGATATGAACTTATGTTCTTACCATTCCTCTTGCTTATTATTATACTTGGAGCAGAATATCTTACTATGCATAGCGCAATTAAACATAAGAAAAAAATAGTAATAAGCATTATTCTTGCAGTAATTTTTCTACAAATTATTGGAGGAGGAATAGCCAGCATACAACAAGCAAAAGAAAAAGCATACTGCGAAAAAAATGGAGCACTCCAACAATCCATTCAATACGCAACAGAATATATTCCGTCTGCTGACGTGATAAGCTCAAATGACTGGCCAGCCTACGGCTTTTACGGCAACCACTATGTGACTAGCACCTGGACTGCGAATATAACCCAACTCATCGCAGAAAGCGGTAGTAATTGGATTGCGTATGTTGCAAACAGCGGATTGGAAATTAATCAAGAAAAATTGAATAAACACCCCCGACTTGAAAAAGAAATTTCCTTTGTTGATAAATGCAATAAAGAAATTACGTTCTACAAAGTTATTTAA
- the dph5 gene encoding diphthine synthase, which yields MTLYLIGLGLYDEKDITLRGLEIVKKCDIVYLEYYTSVLGVDKAKLEALYGREVLVAPRDVIEKQAEELLIELAKDQDVALLVVGDVFGATTHADLLFRAKQAKVTTEVVFNASIMNAIGLTGLELYKFGKTTSIVFPDAGWYPNTPYDVIKNNKAMGLHTLCLLDIKVAEPCRDDLLRAQPGKLIKPQPPRFMNISEALDVLMHLENTAGENVLLEDTLAIGIARLGHPDAKIVAGTIKQLKDVDFGAPLHSLIIPSKLQIVEEEVLEEFKLK from the coding sequence ATGACACTATATTTAATCGGTCTTGGTCTGTATGATGAAAAAGACATCACGCTTCGAGGACTTGAAATTGTTAAAAAATGCGACATCGTTTATTTAGAATATTATACGTCTGTTCTTGGTGTGGATAAAGCAAAGCTTGAGGCACTCTACGGCAGAGAAGTCCTTGTTGCGCCTCGTGATGTGATAGAAAAACAAGCTGAAGAGCTTCTCATAGAACTTGCTAAAGACCAAGATGTGGCGCTTCTGGTTGTTGGAGATGTATTTGGTGCAACAACACACGCCGACCTCCTTTTTAGAGCAAAACAAGCAAAGGTAACTACTGAAGTTGTTTTTAACGCCTCCATTATGAATGCGATTGGCTTAACTGGTTTAGAACTATATAAATTTGGGAAAACAACGAGCATTGTGTTTCCTGATGCTGGTTGGTATCCAAACACGCCTTATGATGTCATTAAAAACAACAAAGCTATGGGCTTGCATACTTTATGCCTTCTAGATATTAAAGTTGCAGAACCATGTAGAGATGACCTCCTGCGCGCTCAGCCTGGAAAACTGATTAAACCTCAACCGCCACGTTTCATGAACATCTCTGAAGCACTTGATGTATTGATGCATTTAGAAAATACTGCTGGTGAAAACGTTCTCTTAGAAGACACATTAGCAATTGGCATAGCAAGACTTGGTCATCCAGATGCAAAAATTGTTGCAGGTACTATTAAGCAACTTAAAGATGTTGATTTTGGCGCTCCTTTACATTCATTGATTATTCCTAGTAAACTGCAGATTGTTGAAGAAGAAGTTTTAGAAGAATTTAAACTTAAATAA
- the rpl12p gene encoding 50S ribosomal protein P1 — protein sequence MEYIYAAMLLHKAGQKVDEAAVKKVLEAAGVTVDDGRVKALVAALDGVDIDDAISKAAVAAPVAASAPAAGGDAAPAAEEKKDDKKEEKKNDEAAAAGLGALFG from the coding sequence ATGGAATACATTTATGCCGCAATGCTCCTGCATAAAGCAGGACAAAAAGTTGACGAAGCTGCAGTAAAAAAAGTTTTAGAAGCAGCAGGGGTTACAGTTGATGATGGTCGTGTTAAAGCTTTAGTAGCAGCACTTGATGGTGTTGATATTGACGATGCTATTAGTAAAGCAGCAGTTGCAGCTCCTGTAGCAGCTAGCGCACCAGCAGCAGGAGGCGACGCAGCACCTGCAGCAGAAGAAAAAAAGGACGATAAAAAAGAAGAAAAGAAAAACGATGAAGCAGCAGCAGCTGGTTTAGGCGCACTTTTCGGATAG
- a CDS encoding 50S ribosomal protein L10 translates to MSNHISEAKKNVVKEFADLIDKYDVIGAVNMENLPAKQLHNMRVQLRDTVLIKMSKRRLLKVALEQSKKQGVVELLPHLKGMPALLFTNSSPFTLFKTLKKNKSKTGIKGGQIAPNDIIVPAGPTSFAPGPVIGELGSVGIKAGIDGGKVAIKADAVVAKEGDEVSQTLAGLLTRLGIEPMEIGLDLTAVCENGEVLTKAVLDIDEDQYISDVTTAASWAFNLAIHSAFPTTETTPVLIQNAFADAKALAISEDILTDLTVGDTLAKAHNQMMGVVTMLPDEALSADLKGAQAAIPVVQATQVAPEDDMPEEKKDDKKDEPDAAAGLGALFG, encoded by the coding sequence ATGAGCAATCATATTTCCGAAGCAAAAAAAAATGTCGTCAAAGAGTTCGCTGATCTCATTGACAAATACGATGTAATTGGTGCTGTTAATATGGAAAATCTTCCTGCAAAACAGCTTCATAACATGCGTGTACAATTAAGAGATACTGTTCTTATTAAAATGAGTAAACGTCGTTTACTTAAGGTTGCTTTAGAACAATCTAAAAAACAAGGTGTTGTTGAACTACTTCCTCACCTAAAAGGTATGCCTGCTTTATTATTTACAAATAGCAGCCCATTCACCCTTTTTAAGACATTAAAGAAAAATAAATCAAAAACAGGAATTAAAGGCGGTCAAATTGCGCCAAATGATATTATTGTTCCTGCTGGTCCAACAAGTTTTGCTCCTGGTCCTGTGATTGGCGAACTTGGTTCAGTTGGCATTAAAGCAGGGATTGATGGTGGTAAAGTTGCAATTAAGGCTGATGCAGTCGTAGCAAAAGAAGGCGATGAAGTAAGTCAAACACTTGCCGGTCTTTTAACTCGACTAGGTATTGAACCTATGGAAATTGGACTTGACTTAACAGCTGTCTGTGAAAATGGAGAAGTTTTAACTAAAGCTGTACTTGATATTGATGAAGATCAGTACATCTCAGATGTAACAACCGCTGCAAGTTGGGCGTTTAACCTGGCTATACATAGCGCGTTTCCGACAACTGAGACGACACCTGTTCTTATTCAAAATGCGTTTGCCGATGCAAAAGCATTAGCTATTAGTGAGGATATTTTAACTGACCTTACGGTTGGCGATACCTTGGCTAAAGCACACAACCAAATGATGGGTGTTGTAACAATGTTGCCTGATGAAGCATTAAGTGCGGATTTGAAAGGCGCGCAAGCAGCGATACCTGTTGTTCAAGCAACGCAAGTTGCTCCGGAAGACGATATGCCTGAGGAAAAGAAAGACGATAAAAAAGATGAGCCTGATGCCGCAGCAGGTCTTGGCGCTCTCTTTGGTTAA